Proteins encoded by one window of uncultured Draconibacterium sp.:
- a CDS encoding RNA polymerase sigma factor RpoD/SigA has product MRQLKITKSITNRESASLDKYLQEIGKEELITVEEEVELAQRIKKGDQAALEKLTRANLRFVVSVAKQYQNQGLSLPDLINEGNLGLIKAAEKFDETRGFKFISYAVWWIRQSILQALAEQSRIVRLPLNQVGSLNKINKAFSKFEQEHERKPSPEELAESLELPADKVADTLRVSGRHVSVDAPFVDGEDNSLLDVLVNNDSPNADKSLINESLAREIFRALATLTERESDIVKLFFGIGCQEMTLEEIGERFGLTRERVRQIKEKAIRRLRHTSRSKLLKSYLG; this is encoded by the coding sequence ATGAGACAACTAAAGATCACAAAGTCGATCACTAACCGTGAAAGTGCCTCTTTAGATAAGTATTTGCAGGAGATTGGTAAAGAAGAGCTGATTACTGTAGAGGAAGAAGTGGAATTAGCACAGCGGATTAAAAAGGGCGATCAGGCAGCTTTGGAGAAATTAACAAGAGCAAACCTTCGATTTGTAGTATCGGTGGCTAAGCAGTACCAAAACCAGGGACTTAGCTTACCCGATTTAATTAACGAAGGTAATCTTGGATTAATTAAAGCAGCTGAAAAGTTCGACGAAACCCGCGGTTTTAAATTCATTTCATATGCAGTATGGTGGATTCGTCAATCAATTCTTCAAGCGCTTGCTGAGCAATCGCGTATCGTTCGTTTGCCATTGAACCAGGTAGGTTCGTTGAACAAAATCAACAAAGCATTTTCAAAATTTGAGCAAGAACACGAGCGCAAACCCTCACCTGAAGAATTAGCAGAGTCATTGGAGTTACCTGCTGATAAAGTTGCAGATACTTTAAGAGTTTCTGGCCGACATGTTTCGGTTGATGCACCTTTTGTTGACGGAGAAGACAACAGTCTTCTTGATGTTTTGGTGAATAATGATTCGCCAAATGCCGACAAAAGTCTGATCAATGAATCACTAGCCAGAGAAATCTTTCGTGCTTTAGCGACTTTGACTGAAAGAGAAAGTGACATTGTAAAACTGTTTTTTGGCATAGGGTGCCAGGAAATGACATTGGAAGAAATCGGTGAACGATTCGGATTAACCCGTGAAAGGGTAAGACAGATTAAAGAAAAGGCTATCAGACGATTAAGACACACATCGCGTAGCAAATTATTAAAATCATATCTGGGCTAA
- a CDS encoding Do family serine endopeptidase, whose amino-acid sequence MKKVGRISLTFLLVIAGAFVGVWAYSTFFDKPQVVTVKEEQAARYINLPADSEQQLPDLTFAAEKSIHSVVHIATKSVRTGQWSSGNPFLDEFFGLQRQQPQVQQGFGSGVIMSEDGFIITNNHVIEDAQDIKVILNDKREFDARLVGTDPSTDIALLKIDSKDLPYLTYGNSDNLKLGEWVLAVGNPFNLTSTVTAGIISSQGRNLGINQDQYRIESFIQTDAAVNPGNSGGALVNQQGNLVGINTAIASRTGSYTGYSFAVPVSIVKKVVEDLKEFGEVQRALLGVNIGDVNAEIAEELNLDKVEGVYIGGVVANGAANEAGLKEEDVIISVDGEKTKTAAELQEKVSQYRPGDDVDIVVIRDNERKQFTVTLRNKHGDTEIVRDNTTVLGAEFEAVSNSVKEDLGIRNGIMITDLKKGKLKDAGLEKGFIITSVNKKPIYEVSDFKREVGNARGGILVEGVYPNGESAYYVFGVGS is encoded by the coding sequence ATGAAAAAAGTAGGAAGAATTTCGCTGACATTTTTACTTGTGATAGCAGGTGCATTTGTAGGAGTTTGGGCTTACAGCACTTTTTTCGACAAGCCACAAGTTGTAACAGTTAAAGAAGAGCAAGCTGCCAGATATATTAATTTACCGGCTGATAGCGAACAGCAATTACCAGATCTGACATTTGCCGCTGAAAAATCAATTCATTCGGTAGTACATATTGCCACAAAATCTGTTCGTACCGGTCAATGGTCGAGCGGTAATCCGTTTTTAGATGAGTTTTTTGGCCTGCAAAGGCAACAACCACAGGTACAGCAAGGATTTGGTTCGGGGGTTATTATGTCGGAAGACGGGTTTATTATTACCAATAACCATGTAATTGAAGACGCTCAGGACATTAAAGTAATATTAAACGACAAACGCGAGTTTGACGCACGATTGGTTGGCACCGATCCATCGACCGATATTGCTTTATTGAAAATTGATTCAAAAGATCTGCCCTATCTAACTTACGGTAACTCTGATAATCTTAAGTTAGGCGAATGGGTGTTGGCCGTAGGTAATCCGTTTAACCTTACTTCAACAGTAACTGCGGGTATAATCAGTTCGCAAGGACGAAACCTGGGCATCAATCAGGATCAGTACCGAATAGAATCATTTATTCAGACTGATGCTGCTGTAAATCCCGGAAATAGTGGTGGCGCACTGGTAAACCAGCAAGGTAATCTGGTTGGAATTAATACTGCAATCGCATCACGAACCGGATCATATACCGGATATTCTTTTGCAGTTCCTGTATCAATTGTAAAAAAGGTAGTTGAAGACTTGAAAGAATTCGGAGAAGTACAACGCGCTTTACTGGGTGTAAACATTGGAGATGTTAATGCAGAAATTGCTGAAGAACTGAACCTTGACAAGGTTGAAGGTGTTTATATAGGTGGAGTAGTTGCGAACGGTGCTGCTAATGAGGCAGGCTTAAAAGAAGAGGATGTAATCATCAGTGTTGATGGCGAAAAAACAAAAACTGCAGCCGAGCTTCAGGAAAAAGTTAGTCAGTACCGCCCGGGAGACGATGTTGATATTGTTGTAATTAGAGACAATGAAAGGAAACAATTTACCGTTACCTTACGTAACAAACACGGCGACACCGAAATTGTACGCGACAATACAACCGTACTTGGTGCAGAGTTTGAGGCAGTGAGTAACAGTGTTAAAGAAGATTTGGGAATCAGAAACGGCATTATGATTACTGATCTGAAGAAAGGAAAACTAAAAGATGCCGGTCTCGAAAAAGGATTTATTATTACTTCGGTAAACAAAAAACCTATTTACGAGGTATCAGATTTTAAGAGAGAAGTTGGAAATGCGAGAGGAGGAATATTGGTTGAAGGAGTTTACCCGAATGGGGAATCAGCATATTATGTTTTTGGCGTAGGAAGCTAA